In Candidatus Aquicultor sp., the genomic stretch GCGATAAGGAAATCACGACCTACTACAATAAGAATAAGACCAAGTTCGCAGTCAAAGACCAGATCCACGTTGCCCATATCCTGGTGCAGAAGGAAGACCAGGCTGCTAAAGTCCTCAAAGAGATTCAGGCTGGTGGCGATTTCGCTAAGCTTGCGAAGCAATACAGCATTGACCCGGGCAGCAAAGATAATGGAGGCGACCTTCCATTAACAGACAAGGAGAAATTCGTCGCTGAATTCTCGAAAGCGGCTTGGGCACTTAAGCCAGGTCAGATTAGTGGGCTTGTAAAAACATCATATGGTTACCATATTATTAAGATGATCGAGAAGAAGGATGCTTACCAAAAGACTCTCGATCAGGCAAAGAAAGAAATCAAAAACACATTGCTCGCTCAGAAAAAGCAAGAGATATTTGCGAAGTGGCTTGCTGACGCAAAGAAAAAGGCAAGCATTAAGAAATACCTGACAACGCCATCTACTACCGCTGCTCCTGCGGCTGATGCACAGCAAGGCGCACCGGGCGCACCGGGCGCAAGTTCAGGTACGGGTAGTACGGGAACGCAGTCTACCCAGGCAGCGCCAACACAGCCCAGCCAGTCAGCACCGGCATCAGGCCAATAAACAAGTTAATATAACCTTACGGTTACGCAAGAGCCCGCTTTAAAAGCGGGCTCTTTTTTATTTCCTCTATCCGGCTCGTTAGCCCGAGTTAATTCCCGGGAATTACTATTCCATGATGTACGCTCGAAAGAGTATGAACGCCTTCATGCAGCGCAGAAAAACCGTTTATACAGCCATGCGTAGCAAAAGGTACATTAAGGAGCTGAGCGTGTGTACTTCGAGCGCCATTTCATGGTATTGTTGTCGACATAGAGGTGAGGGATGTGTCAAAAAATTATGGGTGCGAGCGCCTCGTTGAGCTCATGCGCAGACTTCACGCGCCCGACGGGTGCCCCTGGGATAGAGAACAAACGCATGAAAGCCTAAAGCGGTATCTCATCGAAGAGGCATATGAATTCATTGAAGCGGTCGATAACCACGACCCCGAGCACCAGAAAGAAGAGCTCGGCGACTTACTTCTGCAAATCGTCTTTCACGCTGTAATTGCCGAGGAAGCCGGCGAGTACAATATGAACGATATCGTCGAAGGTATCGTCACAAAACTGGAACGACGTCACCCGCACGTGTTCGGCAAATGCGACGTTTCCTCG encodes the following:
- a CDS encoding peptidylprolyl isomerase — encoded protein: MKFYKYGILAVAMSAVIAVSVVGCSGSKVDVAATVNGKDIKIAEVDNRLAQMTGQPVSALTGQQGDQLKAQYRDKVLDQMIDMEVLLSEADKRGLQATSKDIDKKVKEILKTYNFKDQKALEDALKQQNLTFAQFKEQLTQSIRVEKLGDSLTKSLKVSDKEITTYYNKNKTKFAVKDQIHVAHILVQKEDQAAKVLKEIQAGGDFAKLAKQYSIDPGSKDNGGDLPLTDKEKFVAEFSKAAWALKPGQISGLVKTSYGYHIIKMIEKKDAYQKTLDQAKKEIKNTLLAQKKQEIFAKWLADAKKKASIKKYLTTPSTTAAPAADAQQGAPGAPGASSGTGSTGTQSTQAAPTQPSQSAPASGQ